Proteins encoded by one window of Triplophysa rosa linkage group LG19, Trosa_1v2, whole genome shotgun sequence:
- the dync2i2 gene encoding WD repeat-containing protein 34 isoform X1, with amino-acid sequence MFTDETHDLVGAESTWRKSHQETQESRSCQTIPLHTTEAETQSKVVLDDGTQTDTQDQISQTLSLDPDPSDFPGLLDFLRGVEDVMILELEKNSKSHAFDGFEVNWEDQNKTVSCTYRLQHPKAHERHLQVTSVSWNCTGSVVACGFGRMDDGDWSNETSYVSTWNLDRQNVNTKRPDVDIDVSTPVMCLCFHPLLPSVVAGGLYSGEVVVWDTSRTHDPILAQTGMSADTHREPVYQVNWVLGARRGEYMVLSAGSGGRVLLWTVDGAKAKLILSSGYALIQQQLPWSGSVSKTRGSTTIGVTSLALSPWDLDTFLVGSEGGLVLKCSFSSEMVAAVPPDGESVTLRAPVQFSFSPRGGPIHSVHFSPFHRNLFISVGTDGLAHLHSVLQPRPLMSLRVSDSYGFGVRWSPTRPLVFAAVTGQGLVQMFDLGRRSSRPAATIDQNTGGQASYCLEFNPKHTNLMAVGNADGSVNIWQLSAELTEQGAKETAMLDQLANEVAD; translated from the exons ATGTTTACAGATGAAACGCATGATTTAGTTGGTGCTGAATCGACTTGGAGAAAATCGCACCAAGAAACACAAGAATCG AGAAGCTGTCAAACGATTCCACTTCACACAACAGAGGCTGAAACACAATCCAAAGTTGTTTTAGACGACGGCACCCAAACCGACACACAGGACCAGATCAGCCAAACACTTTCCTTAGATCCAGACCCGTCAGACTTTCCCGGTTTGCTGGACTTCTTGCGTGGAGTTGAAGACGTGATGATCCTGGAGCTGGAAAAGAACTCTAAGAGTCATGCATTTGATGGGTTTGAAGTCAATTGGGAAGATCAAAATAAGACG GTATCATGTACGTACCGTCTTCAGCATCCTAAAGCTCATGAAAGACATCTGCAGGTCACCAGTGTCTCCTGGAACTGCACTGGCTCAGTTGTAGCCTGTGGATTTGGCCG tatgGACGATGGTGACTGGAGCAATGAAACGTCTTATGTGTCCACATGGAACCTGGACCGTCAGAATGTGAACACAAAGCGGCCGGATGTGGACATAGATGTGTCTACACctgtcatgtgtttgtgttttcatccTCTGCTACCATCTGTAGTTGCTG GAGGGCTGTACAGTGGCGAGGTGGTGGTCTGGGACACCAGTCGTACGCATGACCCTATTTTGGCTCAGACTGGGATGTCTGCAGACACCCACCGTGAACCAGTTTATCAG GTAAACTGGGTCCTAGGAGCTCGCAGAGGAGAATATATGGTGCTGAGCGCAGGATCTGGAGGGAGAGTTTTATTATGGACTGTGGATGGAGCTAAAGCCAAACTTATCTTAAGTTCTGGATATGCACTTATACAACAGCAGCTACCCTGGAGTGGATCAGTAAGCAAG ACCAGAGGCAGCACCACCATAGGAGTGACCTCTCTTGCCCTTTCCCCGTGGGACTTGGACACATTTTTGGTGGGCTCCGAAGGAGGCTTGGTGCTCAAATGCTCCTTTAGCAGTGAGATGGTGGCAGCGGTGCCACCTGATGGTGAGAGCGTGACACTGCGGGCACCAGTGCAGTTCTCTTTCTCACCACGAGGGGGCCCCATACACTCAGTTCACTTTTCACCCTTTCATAG GAATCTGTTCATCAGTGTTGGGACCGATGGTTTGGCTCATCTTCATAGTGTGCTTCAGCCCCGCCCCCTTATGTCTCTGCGGGTATCAGATTCATATGGGTTTGGGGTGAGGTGGTCACCGACACGCCCTCTAGTCTTTGCTGCCGTCACAGGACAAG GTTTGGTACAAATGTTTGATTTGGGTCGAAGGTCCTCAAGGCCAGCTGCCACAATTGACCAAAACACAGGAGGTCAAGCTTCTTACTGCCTGGAGTTCAACCCCAAACATACAAACCTGATGGCAGTGGGCAATGCAGATGGCAGCGTCAACATCTGGCAGCTTAGTGCCGAGTTAACAGAACAAGGTGCCAAAGAGACGGCAATGCTGGACCAGCTGGCCAATGAAGTGGCTGACTGA
- the dync2i2 gene encoding WD repeat-containing protein 34 isoform X2: MILELEKNSKSHAFDGFEVNWEDQNKTVSCTYRLQHPKAHERHLQVTSVSWNCTGSVVACGFGRMDDGDWSNETSYVSTWNLDRQNVNTKRPDVDIDVSTPVMCLCFHPLLPSVVAGGLYSGEVVVWDTSRTHDPILAQTGMSADTHREPVYQVNWVLGARRGEYMVLSAGSGGRVLLWTVDGAKAKLILSSGYALIQQQLPWSGSVSKTRGSTTIGVTSLALSPWDLDTFLVGSEGGLVLKCSFSSEMVAAVPPDGESVTLRAPVQFSFSPRGGPIHSVHFSPFHRNLFISVGTDGLAHLHSVLQPRPLMSLRVSDSYGFGVRWSPTRPLVFAAVTGQGLVQMFDLGRRSSRPAATIDQNTGGQASYCLEFNPKHTNLMAVGNADGSVNIWQLSAELTEQGAKETAMLDQLANEVAD, translated from the exons ATGATCCTGGAGCTGGAAAAGAACTCTAAGAGTCATGCATTTGATGGGTTTGAAGTCAATTGGGAAGATCAAAATAAGACG GTATCATGTACGTACCGTCTTCAGCATCCTAAAGCTCATGAAAGACATCTGCAGGTCACCAGTGTCTCCTGGAACTGCACTGGCTCAGTTGTAGCCTGTGGATTTGGCCG tatgGACGATGGTGACTGGAGCAATGAAACGTCTTATGTGTCCACATGGAACCTGGACCGTCAGAATGTGAACACAAAGCGGCCGGATGTGGACATAGATGTGTCTACACctgtcatgtgtttgtgttttcatccTCTGCTACCATCTGTAGTTGCTG GAGGGCTGTACAGTGGCGAGGTGGTGGTCTGGGACACCAGTCGTACGCATGACCCTATTTTGGCTCAGACTGGGATGTCTGCAGACACCCACCGTGAACCAGTTTATCAG GTAAACTGGGTCCTAGGAGCTCGCAGAGGAGAATATATGGTGCTGAGCGCAGGATCTGGAGGGAGAGTTTTATTATGGACTGTGGATGGAGCTAAAGCCAAACTTATCTTAAGTTCTGGATATGCACTTATACAACAGCAGCTACCCTGGAGTGGATCAGTAAGCAAG ACCAGAGGCAGCACCACCATAGGAGTGACCTCTCTTGCCCTTTCCCCGTGGGACTTGGACACATTTTTGGTGGGCTCCGAAGGAGGCTTGGTGCTCAAATGCTCCTTTAGCAGTGAGATGGTGGCAGCGGTGCCACCTGATGGTGAGAGCGTGACACTGCGGGCACCAGTGCAGTTCTCTTTCTCACCACGAGGGGGCCCCATACACTCAGTTCACTTTTCACCCTTTCATAG GAATCTGTTCATCAGTGTTGGGACCGATGGTTTGGCTCATCTTCATAGTGTGCTTCAGCCCCGCCCCCTTATGTCTCTGCGGGTATCAGATTCATATGGGTTTGGGGTGAGGTGGTCACCGACACGCCCTCTAGTCTTTGCTGCCGTCACAGGACAAG GTTTGGTACAAATGTTTGATTTGGGTCGAAGGTCCTCAAGGCCAGCTGCCACAATTGACCAAAACACAGGAGGTCAAGCTTCTTACTGCCTGGAGTTCAACCCCAAACATACAAACCTGATGGCAGTGGGCAATGCAGATGGCAGCGTCAACATCTGGCAGCTTAGTGCCGAGTTAACAGAACAAGGTGCCAAAGAGACGGCAATGCTGGACCAGCTGGCCAATGAAGTGGCTGACTGA